AAAGAACCAGTCTAACACTAGCAATTATTTGCTTAACATCAATGGCCTTCGCCCAAAAGATAAGCTACAAAGTGAACACCCAAAACTCGACGATCAAATGGAATGCTAAAAAGGTTGTTGGTGGTCATGTGGGAACAATCAATATACAAGAAGGCACGGTACAGACAGAAAAAGGGAAAATTACCGGCGGTGGTTTTACCATAGATATGAATTCCATGGCTTGTACAGATGCACCTAAATTGACCGGACATCTAAAAAATGAAGATTTCTTCAATGTGCCTACCTATCCCAACAGTAAATTTGTCATCAGTAAGGTTGACAATAGCAAAGGCAACCCAATCATAACAGGCAATCTGACAATCAAGAATAAAACAAAATCGATCTCCTTTCCAGCAAAAGTCACTACAACTGCAGATGGGCTTTCCGCTGAAGCTATTGGAGTCAAAGTAAATCGACTGGACTTTGATATACAGTATCGTTCAGCAAGCTTTTTCTCCGACTTAGGCAATCGCGCTATCGATGATGAATTCACCTTAGATATCCTACTTAAGGCTGTAAAATAAAAACTACTGGAGCCATTTGTTAATACAGATGGCTC
The Sphingobacterium multivorum genome window above contains:
- a CDS encoding YceI family protein, which codes for MKRTSLTLAIICLTSMAFAQKISYKVNTQNSTIKWNAKKVVGGHVGTINIQEGTVQTEKGKITGGGFTIDMNSMACTDAPKLTGHLKNEDFFNVPTYPNSKFVISKVDNSKGNPIITGNLTIKNKTKSISFPAKVTTTADGLSAEAIGVKVNRLDFDIQYRSASFFSDLGNRAIDDEFTLDILLKAVK